The Flavobacterium sp. 123 genome contains a region encoding:
- a CDS encoding glycosyltransferase translates to MKVVHVVEALAGGVHTYFNDLSFFFGDHEINETIETTIIYSGNRKEIDSEKIKEEFSNGVALLELPMVRNFSPIQDIKSTIALIAILRKLKPDVVHLHSSKAGVLGRLSCVFLFKKKKIFYTPHGYSFLRKDITLWSRKMYWFIEKSTQKLFGGKTIACGDTEYKIAKTLGESYLVRNGIDVAYVNNVSKEKTNKTLTLGILGRITFARNPKLFNEIALKFPDFNFVWIGDGELKHLISAPNIVVTGWFKQRNDALKELSKIDIYIHTSLWEGLPIAILEAMAMKKPVLATNLIGNKDVVVPAETGFLFNTIEELDAYLEILKEEKTRKIFGEKALERCSTLFDKNKNFKNLISIYQQ, encoded by the coding sequence TTGAAAGTTGTCCATGTTGTTGAAGCTTTAGCTGGTGGAGTTCATACGTATTTCAATGATTTATCCTTTTTTTTTGGAGATCATGAAATAAATGAGACTATTGAAACCACTATTATTTATAGTGGCAATCGAAAGGAAATTGATTCTGAAAAAATAAAAGAGGAATTTTCAAATGGAGTTGCGCTACTTGAACTCCCTATGGTTAGGAATTTCTCTCCCATTCAAGATATAAAATCAACAATAGCCTTAATTGCAATACTTCGAAAACTTAAGCCTGATGTTGTTCATCTTCATTCTTCCAAAGCTGGAGTTTTAGGCAGATTATCTTGTGTGTTTTTATTCAAGAAAAAGAAGATTTTTTACACCCCTCATGGCTATTCTTTTCTTCGAAAGGACATCACTCTTTGGAGTAGAAAAATGTATTGGTTTATTGAAAAAAGTACTCAGAAACTCTTTGGAGGCAAAACAATTGCTTGCGGCGATACCGAATATAAAATTGCTAAAACACTGGGTGAATCCTATTTAGTAAGAAACGGAATTGATGTTGCGTATGTCAATAATGTAAGCAAAGAAAAAACGAATAAAACACTAACTCTTGGAATTTTAGGACGAATTACTTTTGCAAGAAATCCTAAGCTTTTCAATGAAATTGCCTTAAAGTTTCCCGATTTTAATTTTGTTTGGATTGGAGATGGCGAATTAAAACACCTGATAAGCGCCCCAAATATTGTTGTAACCGGATGGTTTAAACAAAGAAACGATGCATTAAAAGAACTTTCAAAAATTGATATATACATTCACACATCGCTTTGGGAGGGTTTGCCAATTGCCATATTAGAAGCAATGGCAATGAAAAAACCAGTTCTGGCAACTAATTTAATAGGAAATAAAGATGTTGTTGTTCCTGCCGAAACAGGGTTTCTTTTTAATACAATTGAGGAACTCGATGCGTATTTAGAAATCCTAAAAGAAGAAAAAACAAGAAAGATATTTGGAGAAAAAGCATTAGAAAGATGTTCTACTTTATTCGATAAAAACAAGAATTTTAAAAACCTGATTTCTATTTATCAGCAATAA
- a CDS encoding O-antigen ligase family protein translates to MSISEKNFNKIWNTFLVFIAIAMIFRKPCTGLIILFAAFNLLFLKKLKFTRTSLLLGTIIASPLLLEILFFWNNDLYLMGIKSLEKSVSLLVFPLFILGNFQRINFFKFLRIYSIFTTILILFFFVRFVFIAPELIHKYWQGIDLWEIGYAFSNSIGIHAPALNMHLAFVTICVIYFVFRFFQQRKSNLIKAASIFILLLSFFFVLFVNTRMALFNALVGFILIFFFEVFKKYSFKKSVSIFALGLILLGSISLFFVQKNPYMIQKYSSVTFAYMDKVGKLDAIENPEAKVFNSLVTRVSIWKSAWELSLKNLPFGVGASDGKPALIKYYKQTNQHFLAKYEFPTHNQFLDFLLKFGILGPLVVLLYIFTIGYLGIDLKNPLIIAFFFIFFTSNLTDDFLLRFDGIAFSGLWFSIFGSYWLQERIIADK, encoded by the coding sequence ATGAGTATTTCAGAAAAGAATTTTAATAAAATATGGAATACTTTTCTGGTTTTCATTGCAATTGCAATGATTTTTAGAAAACCGTGTACGGGCTTAATTATTCTTTTTGCGGCATTTAATTTACTGTTTTTAAAAAAATTAAAATTCACCAGAACTTCCTTGCTATTAGGGACAATTATTGCGTCACCATTGCTTTTAGAAATACTGTTTTTTTGGAATAATGATTTGTATTTAATGGGAATAAAATCGCTCGAAAAAAGCGTTTCCTTACTAGTTTTCCCCTTGTTTATTTTAGGTAATTTTCAGCGAATTAATTTTTTTAAATTCCTTCGAATCTATTCGATTTTTACTACTATTTTGATTCTTTTTTTCTTTGTTCGGTTTGTTTTTATAGCACCAGAACTAATACATAAATACTGGCAAGGAATTGATTTATGGGAAATAGGATATGCTTTTTCTAATAGTATTGGTATTCATGCGCCTGCGCTAAACATGCATTTGGCATTTGTAACAATTTGTGTTATTTATTTTGTTTTTCGTTTTTTTCAACAAAGAAAAAGCAACTTGATTAAAGCAGCGAGTATCTTCATTTTGCTACTTTCCTTTTTCTTTGTGCTTTTTGTAAATACCCGAATGGCTTTATTTAACGCTTTGGTGGGTTTTATTTTAATCTTCTTTTTTGAAGTTTTTAAAAAATATAGTTTCAAAAAGAGCGTTTCAATATTCGCTTTAGGATTGATTTTATTGGGTAGCATCTCTTTATTTTTTGTCCAAAAGAATCCGTATATGATTCAAAAATATTCTTCGGTAACCTTTGCCTATATGGATAAAGTTGGCAAACTTGATGCGATTGAAAACCCTGAAGCAAAAGTGTTTAATTCCTTAGTTACTCGAGTATCCATATGGAAATCGGCTTGGGAACTTTCGTTAAAAAACCTTCCTTTTGGGGTAGGAGCTTCGGATGGAAAACCAGCGTTAATTAAATATTACAAACAAACGAACCAGCATTTTTTGGCAAAATATGAATTCCCAACTCACAATCAGTTTTTGGATTTCTTATTAAAATTTGGAATCCTAGGTCCTTTAGTGGTTCTGTTATATATTTTTACGATTGGATATTTAGGTATTGATTTGAAAAATCCACTTATTATTGCTTTCTTTTTTATTTTTTTTACTTCAAATCTTACTGATGATTTTTTGCTTCGTTTTGACGGAATTGCATTTAGCGGATTGTGGTTTTCAATTTTCGGAAGTTATTGGTTACAAGAGAGAATTATTGCTGATAAATAG
- a CDS encoding UDP-glucuronic acid decarboxylase family protein, whose translation MKRILITGAAGFLGSHLCDRFIKEGYFVIGMDNLITGDLKNIEHLFKLENFEFYHHDITKFVHVPGKLDYILHFASPASPIDYLKIPIQTLKVGSLGTHNLLGLARVKKARILIASTSEVYGDPLVHPQTEEYYGNVNTIGPRGVYDEAKRFQESITMAYHTFHGVETRIVRIFNTYGPRMRLNDGRVIPAFIGQAIRGEDLTIFGDGMQTRSFCYVDDQVEGIFRLLHSDYVYPVNIGNPDEITIKDFADEIIKLTGTNQKVVYHPLPINDPLQRQPDITKAKNLLGWEAKVGRAEGMKITYDYFKSLSKEELSKEEHKDFSNYIK comes from the coding sequence ATGAAAAGAATACTTATCACTGGGGCTGCTGGATTTTTAGGCTCACATCTTTGTGACCGTTTTATTAAAGAAGGCTATTTTGTAATAGGAATGGATAATCTTATAACAGGAGATTTAAAAAACATCGAACACCTATTCAAACTTGAAAATTTTGAGTTCTATCATCATGATATCACAAAATTTGTTCATGTCCCGGGTAAATTAGATTACATATTGCATTTTGCTTCACCAGCAAGTCCAATTGATTATTTGAAAATTCCTATTCAAACTTTAAAGGTAGGATCGTTAGGAACACACAATCTTTTAGGATTAGCAAGAGTGAAAAAAGCTAGAATTCTTATAGCGTCGACTTCTGAAGTTTATGGAGACCCATTGGTTCATCCACAAACAGAAGAGTATTATGGGAATGTAAACACTATAGGCCCAAGAGGCGTTTATGATGAAGCAAAACGTTTTCAGGAATCAATAACAATGGCCTACCATACCTTTCATGGTGTTGAGACTAGAATTGTCAGAATTTTTAACACCTACGGACCAAGAATGCGTTTAAATGATGGTAGAGTTATTCCTGCATTTATTGGTCAAGCAATTCGCGGGGAAGATTTGACTATTTTTGGTGATGGAATGCAAACCCGTTCTTTTTGTTATGTAGACGATCAAGTTGAGGGGATTTTCAGGCTGTTGCATTCGGATTATGTTTACCCGGTCAATATCGGGAATCCAGACGAAATAACAATCAAAGATTTTGCAGATGAAATTATAAAACTGACAGGAACTAATCAGAAAGTAGTTTACCACCCATTGCCTATAAATGATCCTTTGCAGCGACAACCGGACATTACTAAAGCTAAAAACTTGCTCGGATGGGAGGCAAAAGTTGGTCGTGCAGAAGGAATGAAAATCACGTATGATTATTTCAAATCATTATCAAAAGAAGAGCTTTCAAAAGAAGAGCATAAAGATTTTTCTAATTACATTAAATAA